A region from the Verrucomicrobiota bacterium genome encodes:
- a CDS encoding penicillin-binding protein 2, translated as MTDARFNRRLAVLGTLLCLALASLSWRLVELQVWRHGELKDRVADNTRSVSTSQPRRGDIRDRRGAILATSVPVRRVIADPTVMGTNQALVARAIAPVLGLDAAELELRLQPQILRYQTNGKPVFRAYVPLKDKVSLDDWERVRKAMQEISFGPSEATNRASSRAEYYFRNRVRQMSIFSEQDFRRVYPNGFLASHVIGYLGTREVETPEGRLREEFGVDGIERVQDSKLQGIRGYRETEVDGKGVEVAMYRKQNVAPQAGHNVVLTLDLGLQHIAQTELTNAYARLAPASASCVILRPDTGDVLAMANLPGFDANEPGESPVSNRKNRAISEYVEPGSTYKCLVLAAALNEGLFSLNDRFDCGNGSFVYQKRRLRDGGHSYGLLTLEEVLAKSSNIGAAKVGIALGSERLWRYSKAFGIGSHTDVGLPGEGAGLLNPLSAWNGFSITSVPMGHEVAVTPLQMAVAIAAIANKGVLMRPRLTTRIEDESGRIVQEFPVAPVRQVISPAAATMITRAMKKVVSPIGTGRSIIMEHYTVAGKTGTAQKPRAGPGGSYSDDLYVSSFIGFFPADDPQILISVTLDEPKGEHTGAVTAAPVFKAIAERAGNYLNIPPDKTPESPSQTRQGGGDRGDWVGRTAGAGSWVMGSARKTSP; from the coding sequence GTGACTGACGCGCGTTTCAATCGAAGGCTGGCAGTGCTCGGCACGCTTCTGTGCTTGGCGCTGGCATCGCTTTCCTGGCGGTTGGTCGAGTTGCAGGTTTGGCGTCACGGGGAGTTGAAAGACCGGGTGGCGGACAATACTCGAAGTGTGTCCACGAGCCAGCCTCGCCGCGGCGATATTCGTGACAGGCGGGGTGCGATTCTGGCGACGAGTGTACCGGTCCGCCGGGTGATTGCGGACCCCACGGTGATGGGGACGAACCAGGCGTTGGTGGCGAGGGCGATTGCCCCGGTCTTGGGCCTCGATGCGGCCGAGTTGGAACTTCGTTTGCAGCCGCAGATCCTGCGCTACCAGACCAACGGCAAGCCCGTTTTTCGGGCCTATGTTCCGTTGAAGGACAAAGTCTCCCTGGACGACTGGGAGCGGGTGCGCAAGGCCATGCAGGAGATTTCGTTTGGACCGAGCGAGGCCACGAACCGTGCCTCGAGCCGGGCCGAGTATTATTTCCGGAACCGCGTGCGGCAGATGTCGATTTTTAGCGAGCAGGATTTTCGGCGTGTTTATCCCAACGGGTTTCTGGCTTCTCATGTCATCGGGTACTTGGGAACCCGGGAAGTGGAGACTCCGGAAGGCAGGTTGCGGGAAGAGTTTGGGGTGGATGGCATTGAAAGAGTGCAGGATTCCAAGCTCCAGGGCATCCGCGGGTACCGGGAAACGGAGGTCGATGGCAAGGGGGTGGAGGTAGCGATGTACCGGAAGCAGAATGTGGCGCCTCAGGCCGGCCACAACGTGGTGTTGACCCTGGATTTGGGGTTGCAGCACATCGCCCAAACCGAGTTGACGAATGCCTACGCCAGACTTGCTCCTGCGAGTGCGTCATGCGTGATTTTGCGTCCGGACACCGGCGACGTGCTGGCCATGGCGAACCTTCCTGGGTTTGACGCCAACGAGCCGGGCGAATCACCGGTCTCGAACCGCAAGAACCGGGCGATCAGCGAATACGTCGAGCCTGGCAGCACCTACAAGTGTCTCGTGCTTGCGGCCGCGCTGAACGAGGGGTTGTTCAGCTTGAACGATCGCTTTGATTGCGGGAATGGAAGCTTTGTCTATCAAAAGCGACGGCTGCGGGATGGAGGACATAGCTACGGCCTTTTGACATTGGAAGAGGTATTGGCGAAATCCTCGAACATCGGAGCCGCCAAGGTGGGTATCGCGCTGGGTTCGGAGCGTCTCTGGCGCTACTCGAAGGCCTTCGGCATCGGATCGCACACCGACGTGGGGCTGCCGGGTGAGGGGGCCGGGTTGTTGAACCCTCTTTCGGCGTGGAATGGTTTCTCAATCACCAGTGTGCCCATGGGGCATGAGGTGGCGGTGACCCCGTTGCAAATGGCGGTGGCGATAGCAGCCATTGCCAACAAGGGGGTCCTCATGCGTCCGCGCTTGACGACGCGGATTGAAGACGAGTCCGGACGGATCGTGCAGGAGTTTCCGGTGGCGCCGGTGCGGCAGGTGATCAGCCCTGCGGCGGCGACCATGATCACGCGGGCGATGAAGAAAGTTGTTTCTCCCATCGGCACCGGGAGATCCATCATCATGGAGCACTACACGGTGGCTGGTAAAACGGGGACGGCGCAAAAGCCCAGAGCGGGTCCGGGCGGCAGCTACAGCGACGACCTTTATGTTTCATCGTTCATCGGTTTTTTCCCGGCGGACGATCCGCAGATTTTGATTTCGGTGACGCTGGACGAACCCAAAGGAGAGCACACGGGAGCGGTCACCGCGGCGCCGGTTTTCAAGGCGATTGCCGAACGCGCCGGTAATTATCTTAACATCCCACCGGACAAGACGCCGGAGTCACCTTCGCAGACCCGGCAGGGCGGTGGAGACCGCGGAGACTGGGTGGGGCGGACGGCGGGGGCTGGCTCATGGGTCATGGGGTCGGCGAGGAAGACTTCGCCTTGA